From one Planococcus citri chromosome 3, ihPlaCitr1.1, whole genome shotgun sequence genomic stretch:
- the LOC135842083 gene encoding PTS-dependent dihydroxyacetone kinase 1, dihydroxyacetone-binding subunit DhaK-like yields the protein MSQVKFVSDPDKAVYDSFCGFHKLFPAYTVDAERRIVVSNKIVKDKVCIVSGGGSGHEPNSAGYVGQGMLSAAVGGLIFASPPSSTIFAAIRTLAEQNNNAGVLVLLMNYTGDVLNFGLAIEEAKTLGIKVESVAMEDDCSIPRNEVQGAGRRGMTGTVVAMKIIGHLARAGKNLSELVQEFNTLKENVASFGCAVSPCTVPGVGPLFKLGSDEVEIGIGIHGEAGVQRIQRPPIDDLLEIILKRILEDLKLQSDSRVCVFLNNAGATSQLELSIIIGKIHSHLTNKNITVERMYCGDFITSLDMAGFQICILNLTQHPAWLECLDSSTDAPAWPGTDLNVPSETPQNSISISDEEHHGFDKTGPKFTQEQIKLFEKCLNAIASALIKEESRINELDTLSGDGDAGSTLKRFADALQKQLPKLNLEYPAASLYQMSKLCQNEMGGSSGGIYGIFLTSAAKSVASSSSLDVSAAWKSAIETVSLYSKAKIGDRTMMDVIIPCYEEFNSQIKQNKDLKSVMEQVVKIAKAKCEETRHMKPRLGRASYVPSEYIKDVDPGAYGVMLWLEVILNVIKS from the exons ATGTCTCAAGTAAAATTTGTCAGTGATCCCGATAAAGCGGTTTATGACTCGTTTTGTGGATTCCATAAATTATTTCCAGCCTATACCGTAGATGCAGAAAGAAGAATAGTTGTTTCAAATAAA ATTGTGAAAGATAAAGTATGCATTGTCAGCGGAGGTGGATCCGGTCACGAGCCGAACAGTGCAG GATATGTTGGTCAAGGAATGCTTTCAGCAGCTGTCGGTGGCTTAATTTTTGCATCTCCACCCAGCAGTACGATTTTTGCTGCTATACGTACACTGGCAGAGCAGAACAATA ACGCTGGAGTACTCGTGTTGCTAATGAATTACACCGGCGATGTTTTAAATTTCGGTTTAGCTATCGAAGAAGCTAAGACTCTTGGCATCAAA GTGGAAAGTGTAGCTATGGAAGACGATTGTTCAATTCCGAGGAATGAAGTTCAAGGAGCTGGTCGTCGTGGTATGACTGGAACCGTTGTAGCTATGAAG ATCATTGGACATTTGGCCagagcaggaaaaaatttatccgAATTAGTTCAAGAATTTAACACATTGAAAGAAAATGTTGCTTCATTCGGTTGCGCAGTTTCTCCTTGTACTGTACCTGGCGTAGGCCCATTATTCAAGTTAGGCTCTGACGAAGTTGAAATTGGTATAGGAATCCACGGTGAAGCTGGAGTTCAACGAAttcag AGACCACCCATCGATGATTTActcgaaataattttgaaaaggatATTGGAAGACTTGAAATTACAGTCAGATTCGAGAGTATGcgtatttttaaataatgcaGGCGCTACTTCTCAATTAGAACTGAGcataataattggaaaaattcatagCCATTTAA CTAATAAGAATATCACCGTTGAACGCATGTATTGCGGAGATTTTATTACTTCTTTGGATATGGCTGGctttcaaatttgtattttgaatttaacgCAGCATCCTGCATGGTTGGAATGTCTGGATTCCAGCACAGATGCCCCAGCGTGGCCTGGAACTGATTTAAATGTACCATCGGAAACGCCTCAAAATTCGATTTCCATTAGTGACGAGGAACATCACGGATTCGATAAA ACAGGTCCAAAATTCACTCAAGAACAaatcaaattgtttgaaaaatgcttGAATGCCATTGCCAGTGCATTGATCAAAGAAGAATCCCGTATAAATGAATTGGATACATTGTCAGGAGATGGTGATGCTGGATCTACGCTTAAAAGATTTGCAGATG CTCTACAGAAACAGCTTCCAAAACTGAATTTGGAATATCCAGCAGCTAGTCTTTATCAAATGTCCAAACTGTGCCAAAATGAAATGGGCGGTTCATCCGGAGGAATATACggtatttttttgacctcagcTGCTAAATCTGTAGCTTCGTCATCTTCTCTCGATGTATCAGCAGCGTGGAAATCAGCCATTGAAACCGTATCACTTTACAGTAAGGCTAAAATTGGAGATAGAACCATG ATGGATGTTATCATACCTTGCTACGAAGAATTTAATTcgcaaataaaacaaaataaagatTTGAAATCCGTTATGGAACAAgttgttaaaattgccaaagcAAAATGTGAAGAAACTCGTCACATGAAACCGAG ACTTGGCCGAGCTAGTTATGTGCCTTCAGAATATATTAAAGACGTAGATCCGGGTGCATACGGTGTAATGTTATGGTTAGAAGTAATTTTAAACGTTATCAAGTCGTAA
- the Ak6 gene encoding adenylate kinase isoenzyme 6 produces the protein MPRSTPNILVTGTPGVGKSSLCAEVVKQVNFEWIEISKVAKSRECISGYDEELNCPIIDEDKVIDELDPVVESGGKIIEYHGCDFFPERWFDKVFVVRANNTILYDRLQERAYSDLKIRKNIECEIFQSILEEAMSSYEPSIIQELHNNNASDMEQNTAIIVEWINTWLQNNEKSKNEMFGSK, from the exons ATGCCTCGTTCTACACCGAATATTCTGGTCACCG GTACCCCCGGAGTTGGCAAGTCTTCGCTATGTGCAGAAGTTGTTAAACAAGTGAATTTTGAATGGATCGAAAtcagcaaagttgccaaaagtcGAGAGTGTATATCAGGATACGATGAAGAATTGAATTGCCCCATAATCGACGAAGATAAA GTTATCGATGAATTAGATCCAGTCGTAGAATCCGGtggtaaaattattgaataccatggttgtgattttttccccgaACGATGGTTCGATAAAGTATTCGTTGTTCGTGCCAATAACACGATATTGTATGATCGACTGCAAGAAAG agcATATAGCGATTTGAAGATAAGAAAAAACAtagaatgtgaaatttttcaaagtattttagAAGAAGCAATGAGTTCATACGAACCATCCATTATTCAAGAATTACATAACAACAATGCGAGTGATATGGAGCAAAATACTGCGATAATTGTTGAGTGGATTAACACGTGgcttcaaaataatgaaaaaagtaaaaacgagATGTTCGGATCTAAGTAG